Within the Flavobacterium sp. N502536 genome, the region GTTTGTTTTTAGGTAACCCTGAGAAAGACCCTGAAGGAATTCATGATATTTTATTACCAAACAAATACGTTCCGAACGAATTCGAAATCGGGGAAGAATTGATCGTTTTTGTTTATTTAGACCACGAACAACGTCCGGTGGCGACCACTTTAGAACCTTATATTTTATTAAATGAATTTGCTTTATTGAGAGTGAATTACATCAATAATGTAGGGGCTTTTATGGATTGGGGAATGGAAAAAGACATACTTGTTCCGTTTAAAGAGCAAGCCCGCCCGATGGAAAAAGGAAAACGTTACCTGGTGTATTTGTACATGGACGAAAAAACAAATCGTCTGGTAGCTTCAAGTAAAACCAATCAGTTTTTGAGCAACGAGCAGCTGACCGTGGAAAAAGGGGAGGAAGTAGAATTGATTGTTTCTCATATTACCGAGATTGGGATTAATGTGATCATCAATGAAAAGCACAAAGGATTGCTGTACAAAGACGAAGTGTATGATGACGCGATCAGAACCGGAGACAGAATGCGCGGTTATATTAAAAACATACGTCCTGACAACAAAATCGACGTAGCGCTGCAAGTACAAGGTTATCAAAGTATTGAGCCAAATGCCGAAAAGATTTTAGACGAATTAAGAGCCAATCGTGGTTTTTTGCGTTTAAATGACAACTCGCATCCCGAAGACATCAAAACGGTACTCAAAATGAGTAAAAAAACGTTTAAAAAGGCGATTGGATCTTTGTATAAAGAAAAACTGATCGAAATTAAGGAAGACGGGATTTATCTGGTAAAGGAATAAAAAATTCCAAATCTCAAATTCCAAATTCCAAGCTCCAAATTCCAAGCTCCAAATTTTACATAGGGCGCATACTCTTGGTATTTGGAATTTGGAATTTGATTTTTGGAGTTTAAAAATATATTGATATAACAGGAAAGGCTACTCATTACAAGTAGCCTTTCCCTTTTTATTCTAGTTTTAAAAAAAATTGTAATTAAAAAAAAACAGAAATAAAATAAATTCGAATCCATTCAAAAAGTAACAGCTTTAAAAATTTTAGAAATTACTTTCTGAAACGGTATGTCTTTTAAACAATCTATGCATCCATATTAAAAACAAAAACTCAATTTCACGGCTAGACCATTTGGTTTGATAAAATAACTTGTAGAAAGTTTTAGTTAGCATTTTTTCCTCTTTTCGTAATCAATTCGATACTAATTACTAAACAATTCCAGCTTTTAACCTTAGGTGTTACTATCTCCTTTTTAAAGTTTCAACAAACGAATAAATCATTTGCTCATTCTTCAGTGGTTTGTGAATAAAAACCGTAAAAAAATGAGCGACAAATTTTTTAAATTTTCTCAAAAAAATCATTTTTTAGGTTAGTAAATCAGTGAAAGAAAATCAATCTTCGACCAATGAAATAAAATGTATCTCATTGATTTCTAGGGTGTAAAATTAAATATTATTTTTTAAAACTACTGTTAAAAAATATTATTTTTTGTAAGAGTATACCAATTGTTAACATTGCATATGATTTTAGTCAACACTAAAAGCAAATAGGGATAGGTAAAAATATAAAAATGCTTTATTTTTACACTATCAATTATTTAAAACTAAACAAACAGAAATGGATTGGATTACTGCCAGAGAATTTGAAGATATCACTTATAAAAAATGTAATGGAGTTGCGAGAATTGCTTTTAACAGACCAAATGTTAGAAATGCCTTCCGTCCAAAGACAACTTCAGAATTGTACCAGGCTTTTTACGATGCACAGGAAGACACTTCGATAGGAGTGGTACTGCTTTCTGCTGAAGGTCCGTCAACCAAAGACGGTGTTTATTCTTTTTGCAGTGGGGGCGACCAAAATGCACGCGGACACCAGGGTTATGTAGGTGAAGACGGTCAGCATCGCTTAAACATTCTTGAAGTACAACGATTGATTCGTTTTATGCCTAAAGTTGTCATTGCAGTTGTACCGGGTTGGGCCGTTGGTGGCGGACACAGTTTACATGTAGTTTGCGATATGACTTTGGCAAGTAAAGAACACGCTATATTCAAACAAACAGATGCCGATGTAACCAGTTTTGACGGTGGTTACGGATCTGCTTATTTAGCTAAAATGGTGGGACAGAAAAAAGCACGTGAAATTTTCTTTTTAGGCCGTAATTACTCTGCTCAGGAAGCTATGGATATGGGAATGGTGAATGCCGTAATTCCACATGACGAACTTGAAGCTACGGCTTATGAATGGGCACAGGAAATTCTGCAAAAATCGCCAACTTCTATCAAAATGCTAAAATTCGCCATGAACTTAACAGACGACGGTATGGTTGGTCAGCAGGTTTTTGCCGGAGAAGCCACTCGTTTAGCTTATATGACCGAAGAAGCTAAAGAAGGACGAAATGCCTTTTTGGAAAAAAGAAAACCAAACTTCGGAGAGAATAAATGGCTTCCATAGGGAGGTTTAAAAAAAAATAGTTTCAGGTTTCAAGTTTCAAGTTTCACTTTCGCAACCTGAAACATGAAACCTGAAACAAAATAATCTAACAAAATAAAACAGAATGAAACATTGGATCGAAGCCGCTCGTTTGCGTACATTACCTTTATCAGTTTCCGGAATCATAGTAGGAAGTATATATGCCTTATCCAACCCGACGGCCACCATCAACACACCGACAGAAGTATTTAGTTGGAAAATTTTTGGCTTTGCACTTTTAACAACGCTTGGTTTACAGGTTTTGTCCAACTTTGCAAATGATTACGGTGATGGTGTAAAAGGTACTGATAATGCTGACAGAGTTGGTCCGCAACGTGCCATTCAGAGTGGTGTTATTACGCCACAGGCTATGAAAAAAGCCATTATAATTACTTCGTTTTTGACGTTGTTGTCTGCCATGATACTGATTTATTTTGCTTTTGGCGAAAGTAATTTTGGGTATTCTATCTTTTTCTTATTGTTGGGAATAGCAGCGATAGTTTCGGCAATTCGTTATACAGTGGGCAATTCGGCTTATGGATACAGAGGATTTGGAGACGTATTCGTTTTTGTTTTCTTCGGATTGGTAAGCACCTTAGGAGTAAACTTTTTATACTCGAAAGAAGTAGATCCGCTTTTGATTTTACCGGCTATTTCAATTGGATTATTAAGCGTTGGAGTACTGAATCTGAACAATATGCGCGACGAGGAATCAGACCGTAAATCGGGGAAAAATACCATTGTAGTTCAGATTGGTGGTGCAAAAGCTAAAATTTATCATTTCACTTTGATTATTACAGCCAT harbors:
- a CDS encoding S1 RNA-binding domain-containing protein; this encodes MIEIGKYNTLTILRDTKVGLFLGNPEKDPEGIHDILLPNKYVPNEFEIGEELIVFVYLDHEQRPVATTLEPYILLNEFALLRVNYINNVGAFMDWGMEKDILVPFKEQARPMEKGKRYLVYLYMDEKTNRLVASSKTNQFLSNEQLTVEKGEEVELIVSHITEIGINVIINEKHKGLLYKDEVYDDAIRTGDRMRGYIKNIRPDNKIDVALQVQGYQSIEPNAEKILDELRANRGFLRLNDNSHPEDIKTVLKMSKKTFKKAIGSLYKEKLIEIKEDGIYLVKE
- a CDS encoding 1,4-dihydroxy-2-naphthoyl-CoA synthase, with translation MDWITAREFEDITYKKCNGVARIAFNRPNVRNAFRPKTTSELYQAFYDAQEDTSIGVVLLSAEGPSTKDGVYSFCSGGDQNARGHQGYVGEDGQHRLNILEVQRLIRFMPKVVIAVVPGWAVGGGHSLHVVCDMTLASKEHAIFKQTDADVTSFDGGYGSAYLAKMVGQKKAREIFFLGRNYSAQEAMDMGMVNAVIPHDELEATAYEWAQEILQKSPTSIKMLKFAMNLTDDGMVGQQVFAGEATRLAYMTEEAKEGRNAFLEKRKPNFGENKWLP
- the menA gene encoding 1,4-dihydroxy-2-naphthoate octaprenyltransferase, whose translation is MKHWIEAARLRTLPLSVSGIIVGSIYALSNPTATINTPTEVFSWKIFGFALLTTLGLQVLSNFANDYGDGVKGTDNADRVGPQRAIQSGVITPQAMKKAIIITSFLTLLSAMILIYFAFGESNFGYSIFFLLLGIAAIVSAIRYTVGNSAYGYRGFGDVFVFVFFGLVSTLGVNFLYSKEVDPLLILPAISIGLLSVGVLNLNNMRDEESDRKSGKNTIVVQIGGAKAKIYHFTLIITAMLLVVIFAFLSDYNFDQYLFLLAFIPLTKHLITVYKNQNPKLLDPELKKLALSTFLLSILLTVCMISLISDIIVNLFLGGR